From a region of the Geothrix sp. 21YS21S-2 genome:
- a CDS encoding CHASE domain-containing protein — protein MNPLNQRVILRNPRIVTLVLVLGLAASLVGALAARRFQVKATRARVEQEAVIAQENLHYTIQAYRDILMGFRGHSTAALGLNRDRFHQYFASLDLRTHHPGLLSVSYGVDIPGADRDRAERDLRREMGDPAFAIHPPGVRPRYFVLLFAEPRESNRTSIGRDTRTIPGQGLDIDRARDTGALVLTGPMKVLQYDGPDPGLLMRLPLYHGAPATLEERRSTFLGCINGAFRVQDLIAEALGKETLRKLDVAITDAGPWGDPGPARQLYGAPLAEGRKLERTVEVFGRIWNFEFRARPEFAGTAEWSLPVGIGACGCLITLLLWGLMTSLVQTGQRARLMALHMTGQLREEESRTEAMALAVPDPMAVLDEDGRFLRIYGQHPRVLGAAPAALLGATIPQVLPRDAADSLLGAVRKALDTHRLQTAVFELSTPEGRCDFEGRILRMGQPLDGKACVVLSIRDITERTRAEEIARTKQKLESLGVLAGGIAHDFNNFLTAILGHVNMAQDLIEPDSVAAPMLRRAEASVLRAAELAHQMLAYSGRGSLKVDLLDLNLMVMEMTELLSVSIAKKADLEFHLEPGLPMIMADAVQVQQVVMNLVTNASDAIADRTGSIAIETRLLVADRAFLEARFPGQGLEPGTYAMLLVSDTGCGMDAETRKRIFDPFYTTKATGRGLGLSALLGILRGHKAGIYITSAPGQGSRFEILFPSAGPAPGRDLSGASAAAGATPLTGLALVADDEPMVRSIVADFLEHRGMEVLAAADGQEALELFTLHRGRVDVVLLDITMPRMDGNEAFRAIRALDPQVPVILLSGFSARDVATPPPGTAPALFVQKPFRTVDLEEAVRKVRRA, from the coding sequence GTGAATCCCCTCAACCAGCGCGTCATCCTGCGCAATCCCCGCATCGTCACCCTCGTCCTCGTCCTGGGCCTCGCCGCGTCCCTGGTGGGGGCCCTGGCGGCGCGGCGGTTCCAGGTGAAGGCGACCCGCGCGCGCGTCGAGCAGGAAGCCGTCATCGCCCAGGAGAACCTCCACTACACCATCCAGGCCTACCGCGACATCCTCATGGGCTTCCGGGGCCACTCCACCGCGGCGCTGGGCCTCAACCGGGACCGTTTCCACCAGTACTTCGCCTCCCTCGACCTCAGGACCCACCATCCGGGGCTCCTGTCCGTGAGCTACGGCGTGGATATCCCGGGAGCCGACCGGGACCGTGCCGAGCGGGACCTGCGCAGGGAGATGGGCGACCCCGCCTTCGCCATCCACCCGCCGGGCGTGCGCCCCAGGTACTTCGTGCTCCTCTTCGCGGAACCGCGGGAGTCCAACCGGACCTCCATCGGGCGGGACACCCGCACCATCCCCGGCCAGGGCCTCGACATCGACCGCGCCCGGGACACCGGAGCCCTCGTGCTCACCGGTCCCATGAAGGTGCTCCAGTATGACGGTCCGGATCCGGGCCTCCTCATGCGGCTGCCGCTGTACCACGGCGCCCCGGCCACCCTGGAGGAGCGCAGGAGCACATTCCTGGGCTGCATCAACGGGGCCTTCCGGGTGCAGGACCTCATCGCCGAGGCCCTGGGCAAGGAGACCCTCCGGAAGCTGGACGTGGCGATCACGGACGCCGGCCCCTGGGGGGACCCGGGTCCGGCCCGGCAGCTCTACGGCGCGCCCCTGGCGGAGGGACGCAAGCTGGAGCGCACCGTGGAGGTCTTCGGCCGCATCTGGAACTTCGAATTCCGGGCGCGCCCCGAATTCGCCGGCACCGCCGAGTGGTCCCTGCCGGTGGGCATCGGCGCCTGCGGCTGCCTGATCACCCTCCTCCTCTGGGGCCTCATGACGTCCCTGGTCCAGACCGGCCAGCGGGCCCGCCTCATGGCCCTGCACATGACCGGGCAGCTGCGGGAGGAGGAATCCCGCACCGAGGCCATGGCGCTGGCCGTGCCCGACCCCATGGCCGTGCTGGACGAGGACGGGCGCTTCCTGCGCATCTACGGCCAGCATCCCAGGGTCCTGGGCGCGGCCCCCGCGGCGCTCCTGGGCGCCACCATCCCCCAGGTCCTGCCCCGGGACGCCGCCGACAGCCTCCTGGGCGCCGTGCGCAAGGCCCTGGACACGCACCGCCTGCAGACCGCCGTCTTCGAGCTGTCCACCCCCGAGGGCCGGTGCGATTTCGAGGGCCGCATCCTGCGCATGGGCCAGCCCCTGGACGGGAAGGCCTGCGTGGTCCTCTCCATCCGGGACATCACCGAGCGCACCCGCGCCGAGGAGATCGCTCGCACCAAGCAGAAGCTGGAGAGCCTGGGGGTCCTGGCCGGGGGCATCGCCCATGACTTCAACAACTTCCTCACGGCCATCCTGGGCCACGTGAACATGGCGCAGGACCTGATCGAGCCGGACTCCGTGGCCGCGCCCATGCTCAGGCGCGCCGAGGCCTCGGTGCTGCGGGCCGCGGAGCTGGCCCACCAGATGCTGGCCTATTCGGGCCGGGGCAGCCTGAAGGTGGACCTCCTGGACCTCAACCTCATGGTGATGGAGATGACCGAGCTCCTCTCCGTCTCCATCGCCAAGAAGGCCGACCTCGAGTTCCACCTGGAGCCCGGCCTCCCCATGATCATGGCCGACGCGGTGCAGGTCCAGCAGGTGGTCATGAACCTGGTCACCAACGCCTCCGACGCCATCGCCGACCGCACCGGCTCCATCGCCATCGAGACCCGCCTGCTGGTTGCCGACCGGGCCTTCCTGGAGGCGCGCTTCCCGGGCCAGGGCCTCGAGCCCGGCACCTACGCCATGCTCCTGGTCTCCGACACCGGCTGCGGCATGGACGCGGAGACCCGCAAGCGCATCTTCGACCCCTTCTACACCACCAAGGCCACCGGGCGCGGCCTGGGCCTTTCGGCGCTGCTGGGGATCCTCCGGGGCCACAAGGCCGGCATCTACATCACCAGCGCGCCCGGGCAGGGCTCCCGCTTCGAGATCCTGTTCCCCTCCGCCGGCCCCGCCCCCGGCCGGGACCTCTCCGGCGCCTCCGCGGCCGCGGGCGCGACCCCCCTCACGGGCCTCGCCCTGGTGGCCGACGACGAGCCCATGGTCCGCAGCATCGTGGCGGACTTCCTGGAGCACCGCGGCATGGAGGTCCTGGCCGCCGCCGACGGCCAGGAGGCCCTGGAGCTGTTCACCCTGCACCGGGGCCGCGTCGACGTGGTCCTCCTGGACATCACCATGCCCCGCATGGACGGCAACGAGGCCTTCCGGGCCATCCGCGCCCTGGACCCCCAGGTGCCCGTGATCCTCCTCAGCGGCTTCTCGGCCAGGGACGTGGCCACGCCCCCGCCGGGGACGGCACCGGCGCTGTTCGTGCAGAAGCCGTTCCGGACGGTGGATCTGGAGGAGGCGGTGCGCAAGGTCCGGAGGGCCTGA